A region from the Wansuia hejianensis genome encodes:
- a CDS encoding branched-chain amino acid ABC transporter permease, with amino-acid sequence MLVQSIIDGLMLGGVYSAVAVGLSLSFGVMRVCNWAHGEVLMIAMYIANGVVTGLGIDPYLSLIITGPVMFLIGFGLQKSLVNRLIERDSAREPMSVMMLFIGLGVVLTNLALLIFSANIRVTNTIYTGKTFNIGEIIFSLPRFISFVIALIATGVLYVFLMKSETGRALRATSQNRVAARLMGINEKWIYSIAFGLSCGLVGVSASLTVPFFSTYPTLAGVFGFKSFVIVVLGGKGSVPGALLGGLIVGLIEKVGGFYFSDTYAQIALFVVFILILLFRPRGLLGKEAED; translated from the coding sequence ATGTTAGTACAATCAATAATAGATGGTCTAATGCTAGGCGGTGTATATTCTGCGGTAGCAGTTGGACTTAGTCTGTCCTTTGGGGTAATGCGTGTTTGTAACTGGGCTCATGGAGAAGTTTTAATGATAGCTATGTATATTGCGAATGGCGTAGTGACTGGATTAGGAATAGACCCTTACCTGAGTTTGATAATAACGGGACCTGTAATGTTCTTGATAGGATTTGGCCTTCAGAAAAGCCTGGTTAATAGACTTATTGAGCGTGATTCGGCTCGGGAACCTATGAGTGTTATGATGCTTTTTATTGGTTTGGGCGTAGTGCTGACAAATCTGGCACTTCTTATTTTCTCAGCTAATATTCGGGTTACAAATACAATTTATACGGGTAAAACATTTAATATTGGTGAAATTATTTTCTCATTGCCACGTTTTATTTCTTTTGTTATCGCACTTATAGCTACAGGAGTTTTGTATGTTTTTCTTATGAAAAGTGAAACTGGACGTGCTTTGCGGGCAACCTCTCAGAACCGGGTAGCTGCAAGATTAATGGGAATTAATGAAAAATGGATTTACAGCATTGCTTTCGGATTATCCTGCGGGCTTGTTGGAGTAAGCGCGTCCCTGACTGTCCCATTTTTTTCTACGTATCCTACTTTGGCAGGCGTTTTTGGATTTAAGTCATTTGTAATTGTAGTATTAGGCGGGAAAGGAAGTGTACCTGGAGCTCTGTTAGGTGGTTTGATAGTTGGGCTAATAGAAAAAGTAGGAGGATTTTATTTCTCTGATACTTATGCGCAGATCG